In Myxococcus stipitatus, the genomic window GTCCTCGTCGTGAGCGGCCTCGTCACGTCGCTCCTGGCCCGGTGGCTGGATGCGGGCCGGGGGCTGTTCACCGGCGTCGTCAGTGGCTCGAAGGGCGTGGGGCGTGGCGTGGGCGTCGCGCTCGGAGCGACCGCCTCGGGCGTGCTCCGCTACCTCCAAGGCCGGCCCCGGGAAGGCCGCTTCCTGGTGAGGCGCGGCCTCGTGCGCGTCGCGCAGCTTCCCGTGGACCTGGTGTTGATGCTCTCGCTGCGCGTGGTGAGCGCGGTGCAGGTGGTGCTCTGGCTGGAGCCCGCCGGTCGTCCGCTCACTGGCTTCGAGGTGGCGCGGCTGCGGCCCCTCTTCGGCGCGAGCCTGGACTACGCGGCGGTGCGCGTGAAGGAGGGGCCACTGGGCATCCTGGGCATCTCCGGCCGCGCCTTCGTGCACGGCGATACCGTCTTCATTCCTCCCGGAAACACGGCGGCGGACTTCGGGTTGCTGGTGCACGAGCTGACGCACGTGTGGCAGCACCAGCACGGCGGCACCGCGTACCTGAGCGCGGCCATCGCGGCGCAGCTGGGCGGAGACGGCTATGACTGGCGCAAGGCCGTGGCGAAGGGCCTGCGCTGGGAGGAACTCAACCCCGAGCAGCAGGCCCAGTTCATCGAGGACGCCATGCTGGCGGACCTGATTCCTCCCGGGGCACCGCCGTCTCCGCGCGCGCGGCTGCGTGGCTGGACGGAGCCGGCCCTGTCCCTGCTGGAGGAGGCGCTCGCTTGTCTTCGCGGGGGACGTGGCGCGCCGTGAGCGTCAGCCCGAACCCCCGCGGCACCCCGGGATGGACAGTGTCGTGTGCCGATGCGTGATTAGAGCTTGGGCGGGGCGATGGGGTCGTGCTCGGAGAGCATCTTCGCCACGCGGGCCTCGTCCAGGCGCGTGCCCAGCTGCTCCATCTCGTGCTGGTCGCGCACCGTCTTCGACAGGCTGAACGTGGAGCCCACCGAGAACAACAGGCCCATCCCCAGGAAGGACTTCACCCACGTGTCCACCGGCAGGTTCCAGATGCCGACGGCCGTGACGCCCACCGACAGGGCGAAGGACAGCCAGGTCTGGATGACCCAGGCGGAGCTGTGCGGGACGACGACCTTGGGCGTGGAACGGGACATGTGTCTCCTCCGAGAGGCGAGTCGGGCTCGCCAACGGGGAACACCATGCCCTGTCGCTCCGTAAAGCGCATGGAACTAAGTCATCGCGGATTGATAACCTGGAGTGGATGATTCAACTCCAGCGTCTCGAGGGCTTCTACCGCGTCGCGCGCGCGGAGGGCTACGCGCGGGCCGTCTCCACCTTCCCGTACCCCATCACCCAGCCCGG contains:
- a CDS encoding YiaA/YiaB family inner membrane protein, with the translated sequence MSRSTPKVVVPHSSAWVIQTWLSFALSVGVTAVGIWNLPVDTWVKSFLGMGLLFSVGSTFSLSKTVRDQHEMEQLGTRLDEARVAKMLSEHDPIAPPKL
- a CDS encoding eCIS core domain-containing protein; the protein is MSGLVTSLLARWLDAGRGLFTGVVSGSKGVGRGVGVALGATASGVLRYLQGRPREGRFLVRRGLVRVAQLPVDLVLMLSLRVVSAVQVVLWLEPAGRPLTGFEVARLRPLFGASLDYAAVRVKEGPLGILGISGRAFVHGDTVFIPPGNTAADFGLLVHELTHVWQHQHGGTAYLSAAIAAQLGGDGYDWRKAVAKGLRWEELNPEQQAQFIEDAMLADLIPPGAPPSPRARLRGWTEPALSLLEEALACLRGGRGAP